A stretch of DNA from Orcinus orca chromosome 3, mOrcOrc1.1, whole genome shotgun sequence:
ggcccgtgagccatagccgctgagcctgcgcgtctggagcctgtgctccgcaacgggagaggccacaacagtgagaggtctgcgtaccgcaaaaaaaaacccaaaatttgtgatggtcatttttaagtccaAATCTAAAGGTCTCCATAAAACAGCCTGCACAGAGGGCCAGGTCTCTGAGTGGTCACGAGAGGCCAGATCAGGAGGGGTACATTCATTTCCTGAGGCTGCCACAGCTTAAcacaatagaaattaattttctctcaGTACTGGAGGCCCAAAGTtcgaaatcaagatgttggcagggccgTGTTTCCTCTGAAGGCCCTAGGATAgaatccctcccctgcctcactcccagcttctggtgactccagcaatccttggcatcccttggcttgtacGTACATTACTCATCTCTGCCTCTTTGTCCACATAgttttctccctgtgtgtctgtgtcttttctcctcttctaaTAAGGACACAGTCATTAGATCCAGGGCCCATTCTAATCAGTATGAcctaatttttagttttaataatttgtttatttttggctgcattgggtcttcgttgctgcatgcaggctttctctagttgtggcgagcgggggctactcttcgttgtggtgcgcgggcttctcattacggtggcttctctttgttgcggagcacaggctctaggcgtgccggcttcagtagttgtggcactgggctcagtagttgcggctcgcaggtactagagcacaggctcagtagttgtggcatacaggcttgtagtagtgctccgtggcatgtgggatcttcctggaccagggcttgaacccgtgtcccctgcactggcaggcggattctcaaccactgcgccaccagggaagtcccagtatgaCCTAATCTTAACTTGACCAAGTACACCTGCCAAGACCCTATTTTTAAAGAAGCTTACATTCTGAGTTTCCAGGTAGACGTGAATTTTGGGGCTACCTTATTGAACCTAGTATAAGGGCTCCAACTGCTACGTGAGCAGTGGACGCTTCTCTGGAGGCCGTGGGAGCCATGGCAGCGTGGGCAGAGGTGGGTACAGCCAGCTCTCCGTGTCACAGAAACCCCAGGGGCTGGTGCAGGGACAGTGTACAAAGGGCAGTGAGGAGGGGATCCTTTGGGAGGGAGTCAGGAGGGGAGAGAAGCTGTGTGTCTGGGAAGGCAGTGTAATGCCCCCTAGCATGGGAGTGATCACCTCGCTCTGATGCTTTAAATACTCAGGTTTATTCATCATAGGCTCGGGGATAGTGATAAAGAGATTTGCACTCAGATCTGACTGAGGAGATCTAGGGTGACAGCCAAAATGATTTTTCAGAGAAGACAGAACATCAAGAGTCCATTTATTTGATGTGCATGGATGAAGTCTCCAACCAAGGGTCAGACGCGTCTCTGGTATGTGAGCTCGCCTGTATACCAGCAACACATCGTCAACGGAGCCTCAGCATCGTGCAGCACCCGGGTCTGTCCCTGACCTGACCcgactcactgtgtgacctcaggcaacgtcgctgagcctcagtttcttcctctgtaaagtgggCTCGTGGTCCTTAATGGATGAGATGGGTAAAGTGTCCAGGCCCAGAAGGAAGGCTGAAAACattattcttcctttcttcttccctcctcctcacaAGATCAGAGGCCATGTGACGTCTGTCCCTCCAAAGGGAGGAAaatagggaagggaggaaggagctgGTGTCCAACTCTCGATGAGTCTCTGGTTtgttctgtgaccttggccaagtcaatGCCCCTTTCCAGGCCTTGGTTTCCCTACCTGTGAAGTGGGCACAAGGGGTTGGGCCTGAGGATGTCCAAAATCATTGCTAAGGTTCAGATAATTCCCAGGGAAGAACTGGGGTCTTTCTCAGACCCCAGTGTTGGGCCTGGGGATTTCCCATGTTGTCCAGAGGGGACTCCAATATCTTACTTTTGTAGGTAGAGAAATATCTGGCCTTGTTTTGGGGGAGTGGGCAGGGGTGCAGCATCTAAGACTTGGGTCCAGCTGGAAGGAGGAGGCAGGATGAAATGACTTTCTGGAGGTGGGGCTTCACCTCTTCCCATAGGGTAGGGACGTGCTGTCCCGAGCTTATTTGCATATGATGTGGCCTAGCCAATAGGAGCCCAAGACCATCGGCTCATGGCCTGGGATTGGCTCCCCTGGGGTTCCATCCCAGGCGGTCAGTCCCTGACTGCCTCAGAGGTCTGTCTCTCGCAGGTTAAGACCTTTGTCATGTTCACTGCCTGGGGTCCTGGAGCCAGCTCCATTCATCTCCTTCTGACCCAGGAAGAGCAGATGGTCCTCGTCAGTGGGCAGGAAGTCAGGACGCCTCTTGGTTCCTGGGGGCAATTCTTCAGCACcctggggggaggagagaagaaagacccTGTCATAAAGACCACTTCTGCTGTGTCAGCTCAGATATCCTCCAGTTGGGGACAGAGGGCCTGGGAGGACAGAACCTGGGCAGAGTTGCACAATATCCCCTTGTCCAGTGCATAGGTCAGTCCTGTCCCTTCTGCCTCCAAAAcctccatccacttctctccccCATGCCCGTGTCACCTACAGGCCAGGCCATCAGAGCTCCCATGGATGCctgcccacctcctctctctgacTCTGCCTATTGTTCTtccagagaataaatattttcccaCAGCAGCTTTCAACACTTAAGccaaatcccctccctccccagccctcaccGTCGAGTCTGCTCTGGCCTCAGACCCTTTGCACCTACTGTGCCCTCCACCAAGAATGCCCTTCCCTCAGATTTCCCTATGGCTGTCTCCTGCTCATTCTGGACTCTATTAATGTCCCCTCTTCCAAGAGGCTATCCCCATATCATAGCATTCTGCTTTATCTTCTTCCTAATATTCACCACCTGCTTAGATCCTATTCCTTTCTTGGTTTAGCCTTCTTCTGCTCCTGCCAGTACAGGTCTGGGTACACagcaagtgcttaataaataaggGAATGAAACAGGGATTCCAAAGCAAGAGCAGGCCTGGATCAGACCCCCCAGGGACAATGTTTCTTAAACTCAGGACATTCCAATAGCAGCCACACGGCTTTGGCCAAGGTTGGTCTACTCCCTGTGGTGTTTCTTATGTAAGAGTTTTCCTAAGTTGACTCACTTTTGAATTAAGCCATTTTCTTTTCAGGAGACACTTTATATCAACACCAAAAGACAAACCAGTTTCACTTGCCATAGATTGGAAGTAATTGTAAAAACAGATACGATGAAAATGAATTCTGCTCAGTGCTTGTTAAAGGGGAAAGTGTTGAAGACACATTAGCTCCCAATTGAGCCTTTCCACTGGAAGTAAGGAGAAgttgagaaagacaaacatgCTGACTCACCCTGTCACTTCCCTGAGTTGTGGCCACACACAGAGCACCCGAAGCCActtcactgcccctcccccaactccgGGAGCACAGCCCTAGACTGACCTTCATCAAGCTGTCATCCAGGGTGGCCACTTCTTCCTTAGGGGCCACAGATGCCGTCTGCCGTGTGAGGTCCCACCACAGCAGACCAGGACCCAGGGCACTGCGCTTGGTGGGGCCTGAGGGggcagagagaaaatggaattatttagcgaggggtggggggcggggactgGAGACCAGgtcctggggaggggaagggagagctcTGATGGTTTCCAATCCGAGATCTGATAGTGACCCACTGGGGACACTGGCAAGTCTCTGCCCCCACTCTGGGTTTCAGTTGTCTCATCTATACAGTGAGGGGTTGTAATAGAACAACAGTGGATGGCCAGGAGGGTCCGGCACATGGTTCCGTTCACTCCTATGTCCCTATCGTCTAGAATATTGCCCAACAGAGAAAGACTCAATAAAGGCCTGGTGAATGTGAAGTCTGAGACTCAGGAAGCGAGAACAGGTACTATTATCTCTGTTGATTTCTTTTGATCTCTTTCCACTTCTCCATGGGATTCAGAATTCCTGGAGGAGCGCAGAGTTGCTAAGGTCTTGATGAGAAGATATATCAGCACCAGGGACAGCGTCTCATGGCCCTACCGGCCTTCCTCTAGCAAAGACTTAATTTTGGTGGGCGAAGAGGGAATAGAGAGGTGGATAGGGGATGCCTCTGTTTCTGCCTTTGCAAAATAGGACAAGTCCCACGAGGTGGAGGGTTGTCCTGAAGGTGATACAGCACAAAGGGTGTAGATGTGGCTAGCACACAGTGGCCACTTGGCTGGCAGAAggatccttccttccctccttgtcTGGTGGGTCCTAGAGGCAGAGGGATGGACAGGATGACTTCTAAGAATGCCACACGCCCTCCTTACCCGTCAGGCAGCTGACGAGAGCTCCACATAGCACGGTGCTCACTGTGCCCAGGGCACCATAATAGAGATAGGAAATGGCGTAGAAGCTGTCAGTTAAGGTGGGTTGATCAGGGTCCATTtcgaggctgggggagggagagttgAGCATGAGTCTAAAATCCACTCCCAGCCCATTTGCTTCTTCCTGTCTCCACTCCCACGACCCAGCCCAGTCCTCCATTATTGCTCATCTGGCCATGTGCCAGTTCTCCTTCCCTGCTGCTATCCCACCAACACCCTCAGGCATTCTGTACACACAAGCAGAGGGAGCATTACTAAAATGTAACTCAGATCACCTCCTGCTACTTCTCATCACCCTCCATGGATCCCTATTGCCCTCAGAATCAAACCAAAGTAAGCTCTAAGAAGAAAACAGCTGTGAACctttatgaccttggatttggcaatagtttcttagatatgacaccaaaagcacaagcagccaaagaaaacatagagggaattccctggcggtccagtggttaggactccttgctttcactgccgagggggtgggttcaatccctggtcagggaactaagatcctaaaAACCACGTAGCACAGccaaacgaaacaaaacaaagaaaacatagataaacaggacttcatcaaaatggaAAACTTTTGTATATCAAAGGATACTGTCAACAGAATGAACGACAacacacagaatgagagaaaatgtttgcaaatcgtACATCTGATAAGGATCTAATATCCAGCattataaagatataaagaatatataaattacaactcaacaatgaaaagacaaatggCCCAGTTTAAAAATGAGCAAGGGATCTgaggagacatttctccaaagaagatataaatatggccagtaagcacgtgaaaagatggtcaacatccttagtcattagggaaacgcaaatcaaaaccacaatgagatatcacttcatacccagtaggatggctagaatttttaaaaggggaaaataacaagtatcggagaggatgtggagaaattggaacactcatatattgctggagggaatgtaaaatgatgtagtcactgtggaaaacagtctggtggctcctcagaaagttaaacatagaattaccatatgatctggcaattccactcctaggtatatatccagagaaatgaaaacatatgtctacaccaatacttgtacacaaatgttcgcagcagcactgttcacaatcactaaatgtccatcaactgatgaaggaTAGATAAAATTGATCCatccatacagtgaaatattactcagccatgaaaggaatgaagtactgatacatgctacgatgtggatgaaccttaaaaacaccatgctgagtgaaggaagccagagacAACAGGTCGTGTGTTGTACAatttcattcatatgaaatgtacagaataggcaaatccacagtgACAGAAActggattagtggttgccaggggctacaGGGAGGTGGAaacggggagtgactgctaaagcgtacagagttttattttttggtcttttttgttttgtttgtttttgaggtaaTGAAAATATGCTTGTTAGTGGTGATGACTGTATAACCTGgggaatatactaaaagccactttTAAACGGCTAATTTTATGGTCTGTAAATGATATCTCAATTTAGAAGGCAAAGAATCAGATTCCTCTGGCTGGACCTCTTCTCCTATCCTTACTCCTCGCATTAAATCCACCCCAACCTCACCATAGTTGGAATGCACTAAAGTGAACActgggggacttccccggtggcgcagtggttaagaatccgcctgccagtgcaggggacacgggttcgatgcctggtccgggaagatcccacatgccgcggagcaactaagcccgcgagccacaactgctgaagcccgcgagccacaactgctgaagcccgcgcacctagggcccgtgctccgcaacaagagaagccaccgcgatgagaagcccgcgcaccacaacgaagagtagcccccgctcgccgcaactagagaaagcctgcccgcagcaatgaagacccaacgcagccaaaataaataagtaaataaataaataaactgaaccctggtctcagagcctttgcactttcTTTCCCCTCTGCTGGAAATGCCCTTCCCTCACTTCTTCCTGCTCCCGGCTCCTCCTCTCAATCGGGCCAGGATCCCTCCCTGGCCACGCCTCCCGCTCACACCAGCTCGCTCACCTGGAGGCCCTGCTGGAGGCGTTGGCGGCGAGAATCGGGTCTAGGATGCCAGAGGCGTTGGCCGAGGGCACAGCACAGCCGGCGGCCGATGAAGGCAGGACCCCCATGGACTGCGCGCTAGGCGGGTACAGAGTGGCACCCACGGCCACCCACAGCGACAGCGCCAAGCCCACCGCCAGCCCGGACAGGACGCCCTGATGGGGGACCCAGTGTCAGTGGAGGGTACTCCCAGCCCCTCACCTCGCTCACCCCCACTCACCAGCGTATTGCAGGCGGGGAGGAACATTCCCAGGATGAAAGCTCCTAGGAGGGGGCCGCTGATGACTCCCATGATGGTGAAGGAGCCCTGGGAGAGTGGGTGGGGTTGAGACTGAGAGCAGAGCTCTCCCACCTTTCCTGTCCTCAGTTTACCCGCTGGGAAAGGAAGACCTGGGGAATTCTACTGTGGACCTTGAGACTCCTCTGTGCCCTAAAGGGGGGGCGACTCCTTGTGCCTGCCTCTCTCCCAAAGATGCTGATTCTCTCTCTTGACAAACTTGGTTCCACCTCCAGGCCAGAAGGAGGCCCTTCTTGCCCCCAGGCCACCACTCCCGCTCCTagctgccccccctcccccgtcccccccGCTTTTGGCCAGGTGGCTGCAGGAAGTACCCTGCCTGTGGCATCAGTCAGAACTCAGTTCTGCCGCTGATATGTGTAACCTTCTCGGAGCCTCATTTCAACGTGGATGTTGCCTCACCTCTTGGGGAGATTAGGGCAGGGTGGGGAGCGGGGCTCACCTCGAGAACGCCGCCCCCCAGCAGGGAGGACAGAGCTGCCACAGTGAGACAGGCCGAGCCGTAGATGAGCGCTGTAGTGGATGGGGATGGCACTGTCAGCGGGGAGAGGCTGCCCTGGGCCCCCACCCGGGTCCCCCCAACTCACACAGCCCCTTGGAGATGATGACAAGTCTCCGGGGGGTCAGACTCGGCAGCCGAGGTTTGATGAGGTCCTCCACAGTGACAGCAGCCATGGCATTGATGCTGGTGGATGCAGTGCTGGCGGGTacatgggaggggagaggggtgtcCTCAGGCCACATCAAGGGATTGGCCACACACACCCTGGGGCCTATCTGCTAGGGGAGGCCCCCAGCTGCCCACACTATCTGGCCTGCCAGGACCCCCAGCCAGCCcgagggcagaggcaggggcgACAGAATTCCTCAGGAGTGGAGATGTCCACATCTCCACACTCCCCCATAGACCTGAGACACCCTCGCAGGAGCAAGGACACCCATGACCAAGGACACAAATGACACAAGTTCTCATTACAGAGCGATAATGGGGTGCAGAGAGCAGTCTCATGGAACTCTGGTCACAGCAGGAGCAGGCCACAAGTTGTAGAAGATTTGAAACTACCAGAGTGTGAGGCCCCTGAGGGCAAGAGTGGGGGACCGCTTGGCCATGGCTGTGCCCCAGTATTTAGAACAGCAGTACCTGCCACATAGATGCTTATCAAACATTTGTTTGGGGGATGGAGgacagaaagaagggaaaggagtCTCGTGTGGCCCTGCCAGGGACTAAGACGGTAAAGACTCTGGAGCTGGGGTCCTGATGCCCAGGATGTGCTCTTTGCCAGAGCCCACCTGATGGGGACTGAGCAGTAAATGATGGACATGCCCAGAACATTCCATCTCACAGGGGAGTGGCTGGTAGAGACAAGGAGGACCCACGGGCTCAGATGTGGCCAAGTGAGCAAGCTGTACCACTCACCTGAGGGTGCCACTGTAGGCACAGGCCAGAAAGAGCCCAGGGACTCCAGGCAGGTCCACGAAGATGTCCAGCACCATCAAGGGCATGTACTGGGGGGAGTCGGGGGTCAACCTCCAGGACAGCAGCACCCCAAGGGCAGGGGCTTCTGTCTGTCCTTACACTGCACGTCCCCAGCACCCTGTACAGACCAGGCTCACAGTGGGCACttagcgtgtgtgtgtttgttgatCGACTTTGCGATACCATGCAAAGAGCCCTGGGACCTGAGTGAGGCAAGGTCCTGTGTCATCCCCACTTTACTGATGGAGCCAGTGAGACCAAAGAGGTACACACCTTGCTTGAGGTTACACAGTCAGACAGTCCAGGATCTGACCCCAGAGGAGGATCTGATGGGATGGTCTTGCAGCCTCTGCCAGCTCTGAACCCCAGGGTCAGAGATCCCGCCAGGGTGTGCAGGTCTAGGTCTTGGCCCTGGTGCTGCCCCTGACTTGCCTGTGGACCTCAGGCAATTGCTCTACCCACGacctcctgcctcagtttcctcatctgtaagtcaAGGGCCATGGCAACCTTGGCCTCATCACATGTTGAAAGATTTGATGGGAAATTAACTGCTTGTGAAGGGAACAGCATAAGGCACAGAGTAGACACTTGGGACATGAGAGAGGGTCATTATGGTTaatgtcatcatttcatgatggaCCATGGTCCCATCTCCTCCTTGATAGCCTTCAGGGAGTCTGAAATGCCCCTCCCCTACTCCCTCCCATGGCTTCCCACCACCTCCCAGATCCTCCTGTGAGCTgagctctttcctgcctctggacctttgcacaggctgtcTCTACTTTTCCACTCTCACCCGCAGAGACTCATCCAGAGGTTCACAGTGGGGGTGGGTAGATAGAAGTGGCCTAGGAGCCTGGACCAGACTCACCTGGTCTGGGGCAGAGATACGCCCTGCCAGGAGAGGGTCACAGTCAAGGTAGAACGTGAACATGATGATGCCACAGAAAGCAGCACTGGACACGATCAGGAACAGGCCCAGTTGGTTGACGAGCACGGCCCTGGGGGGAGAGGTGGTCTcagaaggggaggggagcagcACGTCCCCGAAGTATATCCACTTTGCCCCTCCCAAATACTCACAGCTTGGCCTGTTTCTCCGTGCGACAGGCCATGTAGCGCTGCACCTGTGCTTGGTTCACACCATACATTGAAAGCCATACCAATGTGCCACCGACAACAAAAGTCCAGAATGTGTAGCGGCTCCTTGGGTCCAGGTCAAAGCTGGATGAGGGCAGGGACAGTCAGCCATGTGGGGATGCCACACTGACTTCACCCTCCCAAAGTGCCCCAGATAGCCATTCTGCACCTTATGGGCCTTAAAGGGATATTTGGGGTAGGTTCTGAAGTGTGACTAGGAGTTTGAATCATCCACGTAtgcattcagaaaacattttttctatgtTCAGCTGGGAGCTCAGAGAGCCTGCAGTCCCCAGTCTGGGCTAGGGGGTGGGGTGGTGCAGAAGTCTGGGCCAGATGGAGAGATGGGGGCTGTGGGAGTACAGAGAGGGGAAGCCAGGGTTCTGTCCGTGGGGAGTCTTGGGAGGGGagcaaggagggcttcctggagcagGAGGCGTTGGCTGGCTTCTCTCAGGGCAGACAGATGTCAGCTCCATCGTTTGGCAGTATCCCCCTTTATGTTTTCACTTACTCCATCAGGTTGATCCTGGAGTGGTTCTTGGCAAGCTCAAGTACTTGCCCAGGTCCACCCACGAGCATAGTTCCGCGAGCCAGGACAACCCAGAAACCACTCAGCATCACTAAGACCTGAAACACGTCGGTCCAGATCACAGCCTTCATGCCGCCCTGCAAGATGtgacagagagggagacagggtGTCAGACGGGAATCTGTCTGGGGCCTACAGGACAGGGCAGAGGTAGGAGGGAGAAGGAGTCAGGTGGCGGACCTGGCTGGGGCCAACCTGGCCTGGCCTCCAGCAGTGGCTGGGACCAATACCCCTCTCtgcctcggtttccttatctgtaaaatgggggtaataagaGTACCTTCCTCAGGGTATCATTGTGAGGACTAAATTAGTTACTATAAGAAAAGTATTTGGAAGAGCATCTGGCACATACAAGTGTTCAGTGAGTGATGGCTGCcaccattattatcattattagtaCTACTGTTATTATTAGCTGCTGTTTTTACCCATCCAGCCTTCATGTCTTTGGCATGTTCTTCATGTTTTTGTCTTGGCAGCCCCTGGATTTTCCTTTGGAGaagccccttcccccacccaggtCACTTGGGTGAAGCTAACCCTGCTCCCAACTCCAGGAATAGCCAATCAGAACATCCTAGCTACCCGAACATCTGTGAATGGCTCATCCTTCACAGAATACCAGAGCCAGCCAAACAGAACCCTTCAGGGACTTCAGCCAGCCCATCCTGAAATTGGAACTCACTTGCTGCTGGAAGGAAGCCAAAAGGGATGGAAGCCTGGAGCTAATGAGGTCCCTAGAGATGGGAGAGGGACCCAGAGGACTCTGTTGTAGCCCCTGGATCCACCCATGCCTGAAGCTAGATTGTCCTTGGACTTTCAGCAATAAACCTTTCAAATCACCTTTCATAATAAAGATGAGGAAGTAGGCCCAGTTGGGACACAGGCTTCCTCCGGAGGAAGGGAAGGTAGGGAGTGGATGGGCCTGCCCACAGTCTCTCCCACTCAGTGGACATGGAGCCCCACGTCGGGTGGGGGTAGGGGGACATTCACCACAGTAGTGTAGAAGGTGCAGATGACTCCGGTAGACAGGAGCGATGCCCAGATGTCCAGCCCTGTCACTGCAAGGAGACCCTCCCATTAGGCCGCTGTGCAGGGTGTAAACTTGGCCTCCACTCTCTTGGGCCCTCTTCTCTCCAGGAGGATACTTCCCTCCCAAGTCTCTCCTAGGGctgccccttccttcccctggTCCAGTCTCTAAGCTTTTGTCCCCTCCCCGTCACCCTCCCCCGAGTCAAACCTTGGTTCAGGATGAGCGCGGGGGCGTAGATCACGATTCCGGTGTACAGCATCTGCAGGTAGAGGGCAGGGGCAGGTGAGTAGGGGCGGGGGGATTGGGGGGCTCCTGGGTTAAGAAGGCATTAGGAGATAGGGGGAGAAGGGTGGTTGGGGTACGTGACTGGGGGCAGATGGGCAGGGCCATGTAGGGTCGCGGCGGGCTCGGGTAGCGCGTATGCGAGAGGCCTGTGGGCCAAACTTGTATTATAGGTGAAGCCTCTTGGGGGCGGGGCCAGAAGAATTGTGGGCGGGGCCTAGGCAAGGCTttgcggggtgggggcgggaccCACGGGGCGGGGTCgtgagggaaggaagagggctCTGGGCGGGACCGACCAAGATTTAACCCGAGCTGGAACCTGGGGGCGAGGGCGGGGCCGAGGCCACTCACGGTAGCTACCAGGTACTGCAGGGTCCCGCAGAGCCGCACAGCGCGGCTGAAGCGCAGCTCCAGATACTGCAAGGAGGAGCCGAGGGCTCATGGTCACTTGGACTGGCCTTACCCAGGGGTCCGACGCGTCTGGGGTCCTTCACTCGCCCTCTTGGCTTCTGCCCGCCCTCGGGAGGGCAACTGCGCTCTCCGCACTCTTGCCCACGGGGGCTCCCGCCCGGAGCACACACTCCGACCTACCTGCACACACCTGCGCACACGCGCCATCCCCGCGCCTGTCCACATGGCGCGTGCCCAGGAGGACTGAGCCATCAAGTGTGTACACATCAGCCCCACCCACTCCCATTCATGTCTGATCGTCCCCCGGGGCTGCCGCCTCTCTGAGTCAACTTTGGCAAGATACAGACAGTGCCTGTAGCAGGCTGCCTACCGTACACTGGTCAAGATTTTAATCACTTTGCTCACTGCCCTGGAGGGAGGTCCTGTAATTAGCCCAGTTTGACGTTTGGGAAACCCGAGCAGAGAGGCAACCCCTTGCCGAAGGTAGGAGGAGGCGGGGATGTCGAATTTCGAATCCTGAGCCCACCGCCCGGCGAGCACTCGGGTGTACGCAAGCCCAGGCATGTGGGTTGCAAGTGTGTGCCTGTGCGCACGTGAGTGCGCTCCTGGCCGAGCCTGGCCACGCCCTGACCGGGTTTCCACCAAAGGGAATCCGGACGCCGGCTCGTCTacctccttcctgcccctggCCCCAGTGCCTGGGGCTTCTTCCCAGAGCCCTCGCCACCTGTCCGCCCGGGGGCCCCCACATTAAAgcactaaggagcccgcctgcggCCCCCTGCGGCCCCCTGCACAGCAGTTCAAATCCTCAGGATCTCCCCCGCCGGGACCCTGCGTTCCCAGCCAGGCAGGTCCTGACGCTGCCGGGCCTCTGCCTGGTACCTGGTAGGTGCTGGTGAGGCCCAGGCGGTAGAAGACCGGCAGGAAGAGCAGGGCAGTGAGCAGAGAGTTGAGCAGCTGTCCCAGGCACATCCAGAGGAACTTGAGGCCGTAGCGGTAGGCCTCGGCCGGCACGCCCAGCACCTGTACCGCCGACATGAAGCTGGCGGCCAGCGAGAGGCCAACGGGCAAGGCAGTCAGGCGCCGGCCCCCGGTGAAGAAATCCTCGGCGCTGCGCTGCCCGCCCCGGGCTAGCCCGACCCATAGCCCGATGCCGGTGGACACCAGCAGCATGAGAGCGAAGACCCCGTAGTCCCAGGCTCCGAACGTGGCCCGCGCCCCTGCCTCGACGGCGGCCATGAGGTGTGGGTGAGGGGACCAGGCGTGTCCTCCGCCCTTCCAGCCACCCCGCGTGTCTCGGGTCAGGGAAGTTGGCAGTGGCAGAGGAGGCAGGACTGCGCAGAGGTGGGAGGATGCTCAGCCTCGGCAGCTACACGGCAAGCCTGTCCCCTTTGGTCCCCCGCGGGCCGGGGCTCCCTGGGCAAGGAATCTGTGGCTCCTTGCTGCGGTCGCCTGTCTCCCTGTCCCTCCTCTTCGTCTTCGTGTCTGTCTCCACCGTCTGTCTGTCCGTCCACCTGGCCTCCCACTCGGTCCGATTGCCCGGTGCAGCTGTGCGTCCACCACCCAGACGTCTGTCCCTCTCCCTGGGAGCTGTGCTCAGCTGACTGCAGGAGGTCTCGGTGGGGCTCAAAGGGGCAGCTCGCGGTGGCGGGCTGTGGATTTATTGGGCTCCCGGGTCAGCAAAACTCCGCCCCCAGACGTGGGGGCGGGCAGGACCCGCACCCTTTCCTCCCTGGATTCGATCGGATAAACCGGGACAGGACACGTAGGTGGCTGCTGGGGGGAGTGGGGTGGCGGAGCTGGGGAG
This window harbors:
- the SLC5A5 gene encoding sodium/iodide cotransporter isoform X1 translates to MAAVEAGARATFGAWDYGVFALMLLVSTGIGLWVGLARGGQRSAEDFFTGGRRLTALPVGLSLAASFMSAVQVLGVPAEAYRYGLKFLWMCLGQLLNSLLTALLFLPVFYRLGLTSTYQYLELRFSRAVRLCGTLQYLVATMLYTGIVIYAPALILNQVTGLDIWASLLSTGVICTFYTTVGGMKAVIWTDVFQVLVMLSGFWVVLARGTMLVGGPGQVLELAKNHSRINLMDFDLDPRSRYTFWTFVVGGTLVWLSMYGVNQAQVQRYMACRTEKQAKLAVLVNQLGLFLIVSSAAFCGIIMFTFYLDCDPLLAGRISAPDQYMPLMVLDIFVDLPGVPGLFLACAYSGTLSTASTSINAMAAVTVEDLIKPRLPSLTPRRLVIISKGLSLIYGSACLTVAALSSLLGGGVLEGSFTIMGVISGPLLGAFILGMFLPACNTLGVLSGLAVGLALSLWVAVGATLYPPSAQSMGVLPSSAAGCAVPSANASGILDPILAANASSRASSLEMDPDQPTLTDSFYAISYLYYGALGTVSTVLCGALVSCLTGPTKRSALGPGLLWWDLTRQTASVAPKEEVATLDDSLMKGAEELPPGTKRRPDFLPTDEDHLLFLGQKEMNGAGSRTPGSEHDKGLNLRETDL
- the SLC5A5 gene encoding sodium/iodide cotransporter isoform X2 translates to MCTHLMAQSSWARAMWTGAGMARVRRCVQYLELRFSRAVRLCGTLQYLVATMLYTGIVIYAPALILNQVTGLDIWASLLSTGVICTFYTTVGGMKAVIWTDVFQVLVMLSGFWVVLARGTMLVGGPGQVLELAKNHSRINLMDFDLDPRSRYTFWTFVVGGTLVWLSMYGVNQAQVQRYMACRTEKQAKLAVLVNQLGLFLIVSSAAFCGIIMFTFYLDCDPLLAGRISAPDQYMPLMVLDIFVDLPGVPGLFLACAYSGTLSTASTSINAMAAVTVEDLIKPRLPSLTPRRLVIISKGLSLIYGSACLTVAALSSLLGGGVLEGSFTIMGVISGPLLGAFILGMFLPACNTLGVLSGLAVGLALSLWVAVGATLYPPSAQSMGVLPSSAAGCAVPSANASGILDPILAANASSRASSLEMDPDQPTLTDSFYAISYLYYGALGTVSTVLCGALVSCLTGPTKRSALGPGLLWWDLTRQTASVAPKEEVATLDDSLMKGAEELPPGTKRRPDFLPTDEDHLLFLGQKEMNGAGSRTPGSEHDKGLNLRETDL